ttgtattatattacattacatttcattatattatattattgtatgTTAGATTATATGatctattatactatattatatgataattgtTATCGTATTATTGTAATAACAATTATTATATTCGTATATCttcatatttattataattagatttaatattatcaTATTACTATGATATTATGAtcgttatttttttaatctagaaCTATTATAATAAGACATGATaatatcatgatattttttattattataatcatAGTAATATTATCATCATTATTGGAAAGAAAGGGAGGCGATTATAGTCCTTAAGGCTGCAACTAGAGCCTGCATCTTGGAATGTGATCATTTTTGGCTGCATCTCTAGGTGCAAAAAAAGGGCCTTATGTTGCAACTTGCAACTCAGTTGTTGGCATCTGGTCCAGTTGCAGGGCAACCAAACACCTGCATCCATCAGCCTGCAACTAGGATACAGCATCTGAGGCCTGGATGCTGGCAACCAAGCAGCCCCTTCATTTATGATCATATTTGGCATTGTAAGCTCGAGGATAGATTAGTCTGTTTGACCATCTCTTCCTTTGATATGGTGCATGTCTAGTTGCGGCGAAGCTCATTCATGCTCCTAGGTTTGTTTGCTATAGGTTTAAAATTCTTTGGCACCTCCCAGGGATTATCACTTGCATAGTCTCTCTTCTGCCTATCCATCATATCCCGAGGCCACTAATCATGTTGATTGGGTAGGAAATCTTATTAATATGCAATCTCTTCCAGCTTCTATTATTCCTTTGAGATTTCATCATCTCTCGAAGAGTGAGATGCTAGGCATTATCTCTCCCTCTAACATTGTGGTTGAATATAATCTTACTTCATACCTCAGCACATGTCGCTGGGCTTAACCATCATTTTCCGACATTACTATCACATTTACCAGTACTTTTCTTGTTTCTGCTATGATGAGCAGGCTACTTATAGTGGTACTGACTGCAAACTATATAAGGGCTGGGGAACATCAGGATTGATTTTCTGCTCTTTGGTGGAGGCATCTGTCCAGATATTCTGACTTTCTTCACATTTAATCTATAGTAGCAAACAGACTTATTTGACCAGACTTTATTGTATCCTTCAATATCTTTAGGCAAACCCTTGATAGTTGGTCTGCACGAATTTTTGAGAGGTAAAAGGGGGAGGGGAGTGTCAGAGAGAGATTTCATGCTACATGGGAGAGTCTTCAAGTTCAAGCTCTTTAATATAAAGTGTAACTTATTGCTCTCCCTCATATACTTGGTTGGAATTGCAACCAGGCCAAACCTTGCTTTGAGGTTTCACTTGTCATAAGAAGAAAATTAGTGATAACTTGCTACGTTCTGGTATGCTTCTTCAAGTTTTTTGCCTTGGGAACTGGAGACAATTCGTCATAAGTAATTACCCTTAGATCTATTTGGACAAATGTGGAAGGCATGGATGCAACACAGCTTGCTAATATATCCTGTCAAGAACAAACATTTTTTTGAGTGTTAGTGGTGACAATAGGTTATTATTGCTGAAAGGACTGACCCAAGTTCTTTACTGGTTTTTAGCAAAGCAAATTCCAGTGCGTTATACTTATGAATATTTGATGAACCAAAACAGGTTTCTCATGCTTATATTTAAGGGTTGCGAATTGTGATATCATCAAACTTAATCATGTTAGTTTTGATTGCACCATGTCATCCAGTCCTTTTTTGGAATTGCATGCTAAGCTAATTTTATTAAATGAGCTTTCCATTGTTGCTGTAGCCTTGGAGTGTTAAGTTTTGCCCATTTTATCCTGGTGAATTTGGTAGCATTGCTTCTACAACTATTCAATGGGTCTTTCCATGAGTGTTGTCCTTCACTCTTCAAGTTGTTAACCACATGGTCATGCAACAAAATCTCATGTTGACCTCTGACCTTGTGCATGTGCATTTTAATATATGCAGCAATCATTACTGCTATATTTTAAGTATCAGGTCCAGGAGCAGGGCCATGTAGTTTACAGGAAGACTCCTCTGGAGGTGATATATGTTTCAAGTATTCTTATGGATCATCCCCATGGAGCTTTGCTATACTATGTTACTTTTGCTCCAAGAAAGCACATTATGTTCATGACTAACAACGTTTCTCTTTTACCCATTCTTTATTTTACTTTGAATCATATACTGGTGGGTACGTCATGCTTCTTTTGCCCCCTAATGTTATTTTCATTAACCTCCCATGTACTTTAAATGCACAGAAAACCTTGCGTGCAGGAAAGCTGACAGAGAAGATTCTGAAGTTATTCACGGCAACTGGCAACGAGGAAATCCTTCGCTTTGTACAGTCCCTTAACATCAAGCAGGTCCTTACCCCAGTTCTTCCTACCAGTAAGTAACTTCCCTTTAGCCTTCAATATGGATAAAATGTAAGAATATAGAATTTTCACCTTCCTAAGTTGCACATTGCAGGGTGCTCTGAAAAATTTTAGAGGTGCAGTTCAAATCAGTTCCTTTAGTTGAAGACTGTCTTTTTTAAGTTGAGCTTTTGGGTTCCAGCAAGATGTCTTTGAACATTGAAGACAATGAGGTTGATATTGTGATTGCGGCACTCCGATCTGACCTCACTGCTTTCATGGAGAAATGGCGACCATTTTTTTCCCGCTTCCACCTCATAATCATCAAAGATCCTGACGTGGAAGAGGACCTGCAAATACCCCCAGGCTTTGATCATCAGGTGTTCACAAAATCTGATATGGCTCAGATTCTGGGTGCCACTTCCATCAACTTTACTGGTCATTCATGCCGGTACTTTGGTTATCTTGTCTCacacaaaaaatatattatttccaTTGATGATGACTGTCTTCCTGCGAGGGACAATGCTGGCACCTTAGTTGATGCCGTAGCACAGCACATAGTGAATCTTAAGACACCTGCCACACCATTCTTCTTCAACACACTCTATGATCCATTTTGCAAAGGTGCAGACTTTGTCCGTGGCTATCCATTCAGTCTGCGAAATGGAGTTGAATGCGTGCTGTCTTGTGGCCTATGGCTCaacattgctgactatgatgctCCAACTCAGGTTGTAAAACCAAATGATAGAAATGTTCGATATGTGGATGCTGTAATGACAGTTCCAGTTAGGGCATTGATGCCTGTGAGTGGAATCAATTTTGGGTTCAACAGGGAGCTACTCGGTCCTGCATTGCTTCCAGGGTTGCGTTTGGCAGGAGAGGGCAAGGAAAGATGGGAGACCATGGAGGATATATGGTGTGGGTTGTGTACCAAGGTGGTGTGTGACCACTTGGGTCTTGGGGTGAAGAGTGGGCTGCCTTATGTTTGGAGGGGCGACGGGGTTGATGTAAGGGGTGCTATGGATAGCTTGAAGAGGGAATGGGAAGGAGTGAAATTGATGGAGGAGATTGTGCCCTTCTTCCAGTCAGTCAGGCTGCCAAGTACTGCAGTTACAGCAGAGGATTGTGTAATTGAGATGGCAGCGATGGTGAAAGAACAGCTGGGGCCACTGAATCCAGTGTTTGCAAGTGCTGCAGATGCCATGGTTGAGTGGGTCAAGCTCTGGAAAGCTGTAGGATCTCAGGGAGCTTAAGTTGGATTGGATTTATTTTTAGGGTCTATTTAACTATTTCCCTTTAACCTTTAAAGCTTCATCCCTATAATATTTCTGTGgcggataaaataaatttttcatgttcTTGATTAAAAGCATGGAAGGTTTAATACTGAAGCCAAAGAAAcattatcttctcaagaattacTGTTGAACTATGAGATCGTTCATTAGTATATGTAACAATCATTTTGTTGCTTGTTAGACCATTTGCGGGCAACTTTGTCACAAACATGTCAATGATGCTGACTCTTGCTTTTTCAGTGCCTTTTGTTATTGTCTTTCTATCGTGCTGTGCTGTGCTGTGTTAATTCCTCTGATGAGTCATTTTACATGTATGGATAACTTCTGATGAGTACTATGTTCTCTGTGTCCATGTTACATGTATCACTGTTGCACAGTCATCCTGACAGATCCACCAAACAACAAAAGCAGATAAAATAAAGATGCAGCTGTTCAGCTTTTGACAATGGTCTGCTGTGAGTATTGGATTCATAACATGGATCACCACTACCTTCATCTTGAATCCCAATTGCATGGATAACACACTAATTAGATGGTCATCAGTGAAAGATAAAAGAAGTCCTGAAGAAGGCACACAACTCTCTCTTGAATATGCTACTCAGGAATCCTTTCCAGCTGAAGCACAAACTCTTAGCACATTTGCCATCTCATGTTGTCTCCAGCTTCATGGTGCAAGCGAATTCACATCTGGATCCAACATGAGTCGGGGCTGACATATTATCACGGCCGGGTAGTCCAAGTTGGATTAGGTTGGTAATGGATAGGGTGTGATCTGAAAGAGATGTTTGAATTTTCATACCAATATGTCTCAACATGTTACCTCTGCTTGGATCTTAATTCTGCAGTATCCGAGTGCGGTTGGAATGCACCTTTCACCATGGTACCCATGCATCAAACTCACAGGTGTGGTATTCAGATTAGGGTAGACTTGGTTAAATGTCGGGGATGCATTTGTTGGATCCAGGAACCCCTGACTGCACTTGGCTCCATTTGTTACTCTGGAGCACACAATCTAGCTCAAGACTTCCAGGGTGTTATGATGCATAACATGAAAATGAGAGAACAAATTTGCAGGAGGGGTGACGCCAATGTCAGCCTTTGGCTTCAGCTACAGCTCATTTTAATGGGTATTGCAGAACCCTTTGAAGCAGTAGGACAAGTTGAGTTCTAAAACAGGCAATTCCCTGACATTTGCAAACCTTAGTCGTCTCTCTCTTCTTCTGTAGCCTGCATGGGGCTAACTATTTGAGCAGCTTCTTACCAAGTGTTGTCAAGAAAGCCACCAGCAGCAGCGGTGGTTGGACAAGCTGCTTAGACAACAACATGAATAACAGTAGAGAGGATTACTACTACTAGGTCATAGCCAGCATGGGAGTGATGAATCTGCTTTATTTTCTGGTGTGTGCTTGTTGCCACCGTACAAGGGCTTGCCATCTGTAAAAGAATAAATCTTTGGGGTACACAGGTATGGTCTCTGTGGTAGGGTTGCAGTTAAAGCATTGGTTAGGAAAATGTGGATGTTGGTAAAAGTTTGGCAGTCTGCTAGTATACATCATGCAGGGAATCATGGGTTCAACGTGTAACAGAGCCATAAACTACAATTATTTAAGGCAATGCAGGATCTCCAAAAACAGTCAGAGGAGAAGCTGGACTTAGGAAAGTACAGCCAAATTTAGTCGAGAAAGCATCTGAACAGATGAGCTCACTCTAACAAGACAATCATAATAAGGGCTGCTAGTGCCTTATGTGAATCAGATGCATGCACCAAAGGTGGCAGATGTGTAACATACCTAGGACAAATTCTTTGAGATGTCCAAAAATGGCACTCTGATGAGCTATGCAAATGGGCTGAGTGCACCATGCATACATTACAATATTCCATAAAAGAATATcagtaaaagaaagaaaaacaataaatctatatggagaaaataatttttgggtACTGCAGCATTTCTATACTAGTACCACATAGAAAGCCTATGGTACACTACAAAATCTGGTTGAATCATGCCCAGAGAATGTATTCAAAAACAACTAACGAGATTAGTTGAAATAAGAAAAGCAGAAATTGAGTCAACTCTCTTTTATGACAAAAAGTCACTCAGAAATGTCTTTCACTGTTATGGATAAGAATTTTACAACCATTGTAGTGATATTGGCCGTCCAAACCATTGCTTGACTTCATATTTCTCCTTGCAAGCTATATATGAGGAGAATACCAAAGCAGCAAAAATGTTTTGCTGACTGTAGAGTCAACATTTTCTAATTAGTGGACTCATTTGCCATGGAAACCCGAGGAACTACTACTGGTCCACCACGAACCTTTTCGAGAGCAAAGCTTATCCTCAAAGGTCGGCCTAATAATGCCTGCAAAATAGAACTATTGTCAAACTTGACCATTGCATCAATTGATTTGTTTATATATACAACAGGTTTCTTTAACAAAGTCAACCCACTCAGCTACAAGCGATACATATTTTTACCTTTCCATCCATGGCATCTTTGGCACATTTAGCTTCATGTTCCGTGGAAAAATTGACAAACCCAAAGCCTCTTGCCCTTCCAGTGTTCTTGTCATACATTATCCTAACTGAGAAAAAGAGCATAATTTGTGTCACTTTTAACTTAATATATAAATGATTTTCAAGTATGTGCAGTTTATCATGCATCAGAGTCACATGAAAACAAATTGTGAAAGTTCAATACCAGAAACAGAGAAAGCTCAGTTAATCTGTTCAGTTTCTATTTATAAGCACTTACAAGTCCTATGCATGTGCACATTATCTAAGCCTTCTATTCTTATCCTCAATTTCTTGGTGGTCAATGTGAGATGATACTTGGGAGCAAATTTTACTTATGAAAATGCACATATAAAATGATAAAGAGGGACCTTATCAGAGGTTGCAAATGAAAGAAAAGCACCATGGAGAAGATGCAAAGAGAGGTAGGCTCGATAAGACTATTGAAGATTTGATAGTTGATTGATCACAAACCGTATTCTTGTGCTTTAATGCTCTAAATTAACAAAATCTTAACCAATGCTTTAGGGGTGAAGATGCTTATGATTACACCTTAAGTGCGATACACCTTAAGTGTAAATTCCTTAATCATTGCTACAAAAGAAAGAGGCTCATGGCCAGACATGTTGAACTGGGTGCCAATCTCCTTTTCCACCTCCCATTCTTTTGAGACAACCTTTGCATCTTCACTATATCTACTTGtcatttattattctttttttttttttcatttttttttgccgTTTGGATTCCACTGAAGGTTTGTTCTTTTACCACTCATGATGACCAAGGGTACAACATGGGCCATTATGACCTGAAACAAACCCAAACCAACTTGATAGCTGGGTTTAGTTGAGTAGATGTGTGGTGAGCTTGTATCAAGGTCAAGTTAAAAATCATCAAGACTGCTGCTTCACCGAACAGATCTTGGGAGTTTGTAGATATTAAACTCGCAGAGACACGATGGGTAGAACGCTCTATGTAGTGGCCGAACCATCCATTATGGACGGCATTGTTGTGCTAGATCTGATAGTGATCAAGAATAGATCGATTGATTTAGGCCAGGAAACAAGCTTTCAAAAATCGCCTAAGCATCCCCTCCCAAAATTGCCGTTGTGCTTCTGAATGGGAAATTGAATGGCCGAGAAGACTATGCTACAGCAGTTAGATTATAGGAGGGAAACTGATGTCACTAGTTGGCACACCAAAGTAGACTGCAGAATCACATCTCCAGTAAGATTCTGgtatctctgtctctctctctctctctccaaaataaaaaagagagcaGAGTATATGATTTGACCTCAGCAGCAATATATCAATGGAATGCTATTAGACTTTATTTGCTTCAGTCCTAACTTATCAACCAAAAAGAAAAACTTCATGTGCATCAAGTATCTCTGTGACAATTTCTCGAACACTTTTGCTTCCCTTTTTGTATGCACAGACAAATCACATCGGATACTAAAATTCAAACCAAACGATGATGACGCCTAAATGCAAACAACAAAGATACACTCAGCAGACAGAAAGATTCAAGACAActtaagaaggaaaagaatacaaccAACATTATTAAGCTTCACATATCAAAGACCATACAACCTATACACTAACATGGATATAATTAGACGCACAATTCAGTAATCCTACTGCACAAAAAACCAAATATCAAAGACAACCAAACTGAACCAACAATATGACCAGGTTGTTTGAAGACAACGAAAGTAGTTAAAATGGATAGCAATTACCAGATTGGTTTAAGAACATGAAAGAAGTGaaacataaaaaaagaagaggaaagggaaTGTTGATGATGTACCTTCAGTGACCTCACCAAAAGAAGAGAAAGCATCTTTTAACGACTTCTCATCCACCGACCATGAAAGACCTGGTCTTTCCCATTCACAGCAAATAAGAGTCATCAAGAAGTAATAATTGTTTCATAAAGAGAGAAGAGCGAGAGTCCAACCTGCAACGAATAGTTTGGAATTGGACTGAGGAGGAGGGATGGCGCAGTAGAAGCGCAGCAGCTGAAGAAGTGGCGGAGGAGTCTGCGCCAGGCTCAGTTTGCGAACCAAATGCATCCTGGCTTGGTTTTCCGGAATTTGGATCTCGGATTGCTCGAGAGAGAGAGATATATCCATGGGTTCAGCTGCTAACGAACCTCCGGTCGAGTCAGGCCCGACCCGGACCGGTCCGACATCTGGTGCCCGATTTATGGATGCCCCTCGTCTCCCTCCCCTCGTGTTCTATGAATGAAGTTTTCTCGCTCCATCTTCTCCCATTGGCGTTTCATTCGTCCGTCTGGGAGAAACATCTTCACTCACCATTCGTTCGGCCAAACGCCCCAAAAGGATTTTTCCTCTTATCTCAACGCCGACAACCCCATCTCCGCTCTTCTCCTTACACTCCGCGGCGGCATCCCTCTTCGAGCCCATGACTTTCCTTCCGTTCTGGCCGCGTGCTCCTCCTTCCCCAACCTCGGTCGCCAAGTCCACACTCTCATGCTCAAGGCCGCCATCCATTCCCAACCCGTTCCCGCCACTGCCCTTCTTGATATGTACTCCAAATGCGGCCATGTCGAGGACGCGCTTTTAATCTTTGATGAAATGCCCGTGAGGGATGCCGTTGCCTGGAACGCCCTCATCTCCTGCCTCGTCCGCCACGGCCTCACCTCCGATGCAATTGCGGCCTTCCACTCGATGGTTGATGACGGAATCGTATTCACCGGGCACACGTTGTGCGCTGTACTAAAAGCTTGTGCCTCCATGCGTGCCCTTCGGCAGGGGAAGCAGATCCATTCTTGGGTAGTCGGCAATGGTTATAGTTCCGTCGTCATGGGTACTGCACTGATTGATTTCTATTCGAGTTTTGGGATGATCCAGGATGCTATGGAGGTCTTTACCAGATTGAATTGCCCGAAGGATGTTGTGGTTTATAATGCTTTAGTTGGTGGATGCATCCAAAACCGGCAGTACAAAGAGGCATTTACAATGCTCAGAAATATGAGGCCAAATGGGATCACGTTGACCTCTGCTCTCTCTGCTTGTTCAGAGTTGTTGAATTTGTCCTACGGGAAGCAAATACATTGTGTGATGATACGCCGTGGCTTTGGTTCAGATGTTATCTTGTGTAATGCCCTTATGGACTTGTATGCAAAATGTGGAGAAATAACAGCTGCTCACTTGGTCTTTAAGTTGATCACTGAAAAGAATGTGGTTTCTTGGACTTGTATAATTGATGCCTATGGGAGTCATGGACATGGGACTGAAGCTTTAAAGTTGTTTAGGATGATGGAAGAACGAAAATGTCGTGATGTTACACCAAATGCTGTGACATTTCTCGCTGTACTTACGGCTTGTGCTCATTCAGGTCTGGTGGATGAGGGGCGGCTCTGCTTCTTTTCGATGAGAGATAAGTATGACATTGATCCAGGTCCAGAGCATTATGCCTGTTTCATTGACCTGCTGGGCCGGGCAGGGAGAATAGAGGAAGCATGGGATCTTTATTGTGGGCTGAGTGAAAGTGCTAATAAGCTGACACCTGCTGTATGTGTGGCTATGCTGAATGCTTGCAGAATTAGTATGGATTTGGTGAAAGGGGAGCATGTTGCAAAGCATCTTCTGT
The DNA window shown above is from Elaeis guineensis isolate ETL-2024a chromosome 8, EG11, whole genome shotgun sequence and carries:
- the LOC105049608 gene encoding pentatricopeptide repeat-containing protein At5g66500, mitochondrial — encoded protein: MKFSRSIFSHWRFIRPSGRNIFTHHSFGQTPQKDFSSYLNADNPISALLLTLRGGIPLRAHDFPSVLAACSSFPNLGRQVHTLMLKAAIHSQPVPATALLDMYSKCGHVEDALLIFDEMPVRDAVAWNALISCLVRHGLTSDAIAAFHSMVDDGIVFTGHTLCAVLKACASMRALRQGKQIHSWVVGNGYSSVVMGTALIDFYSSFGMIQDAMEVFTRLNCPKDVVVYNALVGGCIQNRQYKEAFTMLRNMRPNGITLTSALSACSELLNLSYGKQIHCVMIRRGFGSDVILCNALMDLYAKCGEITAAHLVFKLITEKNVVSWTCIIDAYGSHGHGTEALKLFRMMEERKCRDVTPNAVTFLAVLTACAHSGLVDEGRLCFFSMRDKYDIDPGPEHYACFIDLLGRAGRIEEAWDLYCGLSESANKLTPAVCVAMLNACRISMDLVKGEHVAKHLLYLDSDNPGSYVLVSNFYAAVGRWEGAEDLRKQMRGKGLKKEVGSSQIAVKGCS
- the LOC105049607 gene encoding uncharacterized protein, coding for MQPPTLISLTIDSAVLHIAHITDLSAVPDPILVELFLKTLRAGKLTEKILKLFTATGNEEILRFVQSLNIKQVLTPVLPTRCSEKF
- the LOC109504749 gene encoding probable inactive UDP-arabinopyranose mutase 2 — its product is MSLNIEDNEVDIVIAALRSDLTAFMEKWRPFFSRFHLIIIKDPDVEEDLQIPPGFDHQVFTKSDMAQILGATSINFTGHSCRYFGYLVSHKKYIISIDDDCLPARDNAGTLVDAVAQHIVNLKTPATPFFFNTLYDPFCKGADFVRGYPFSLRNGVECVLSCGLWLNIADYDAPTQVVKPNDRNVRYVDAVMTVPVRALMPVSGINFGFNRELLGPALLPGLRLAGEGKERWETMEDIWCGLCTKVVCDHLGLGVKSGLPYVWRGDGVDVRGAMDSLKREWEGVKLMEEIVPFFQSVRLPSTAVTAEDCVIEMAAMVKEQLGPLNPVFASAADAMVEWVKLWKAVGSQGA
- the LOC105049609 gene encoding glycine-rich RNA-binding protein 4, mitochondrial; the encoded protein is MDISLSLEQSEIQIPENQARMHLVRKLSLAQTPPPLLQLLRFYCAIPPPQSNSKLFVAGLSWSVDEKSLKDAFSSFGEVTEVRIMYDKNTGRARGFGFVNFSTEHEAKCAKDAMDGKALLGRPLRISFALEKVRGGPVVVPRVSMANESTN